CCGCAATCAACAGTGACGAAAAAAACAAAGCCGAGCCTATGCTGATCAGCCTGCCCATCGATAGATCCCTTATAGTAAGGGCAAGGTATGTATCCGTATTTATATATGCAGCAATCGGCACGATTGAGTATGTCTTAATGGAAGCGGCTTTTGATATGCTTAAAATATCTATAGAATTAAAACCTATAACTTTTGATATTCTATCAATATCAATATTAGGGCTTGCAATATGTTATGGCATACTCTTTCCAATAACTTATAAATTCGGGTATGGTGCCGGAAGAATTATCAACTTTATTATGGTCTTTATAATATTCTTCGGAATAAATAGTGCAATAGGTGCAGCAAAGAAATATACTGCATCAAAATCCATAATGGACTTTTCAAACAGCCTGTCACGAGGCGATATCGTAACGGGGGTATTGATATTGGCGCTTGTCATATATACATTATCATATTTTTTTTCAGTCAAATT
This genomic stretch from Clostridiales bacterium harbors:
- a CDS encoding ABC-2 transporter permease; translation: MAGRSIFIIPYVSILTAINSDEKNKAEPMLISLPIDRSLIVRARYVSVFIYAAIGTIEYVLMEAAFDMLKISIELKPITFDILSISILGLAICYGILFPITYKFGYGAGRIINFIMVFIIFFGINSAIGAAKKYTASKSIMDFSNSLSRGDIVTGVLILALVIYTLSYFFSVKLYRSREF